One Brassica oleracea var. oleracea cultivar TO1000 unplaced genomic scaffold, BOL UnpScaffold00787, whole genome shotgun sequence DNA segment encodes these proteins:
- the LOC106320062 gene encoding uncharacterized protein LOC106320062, with protein MAFSKNHSFLFMLFPILLILVTMSFASAGLLPFSAKHVVIINKLVTRATLIVHCTNKEEDKGVISLGPGDSFDFRFRVNLRKTTVYTCSFAWPGNTATFDIFRADRDDNPRSKVGVCSECIWSIYEPAPCRDRRDGGQPNCFQWAS; from the coding sequence atggCTTTCTCAAAGAATCATAGCTTTCTTTTCATGTTATTCCCAATTCTATTGATTCTTGTGACGATGTCATTTGCTTCTGCGGGGCTTTTACCTTTCTCTGCAAAACATGTTGTGATTATAAATAAACTTGTAACACGTGCAACATTAATTGTGCACTGTACAAACAAAGAGGAAGATAAGGGAGTGATTTCACTCGGACCCGGAGATAGCTTTGATTTTAGATTTCGTGTTAATCTTCGTAAAACAACAGTATACACTTGTAGTTTTGCTTGGCCTGGCAACACAGCaacatttgatatttttagaGCTGATAGAGATGATAATCCGAGAAGCAAAGTTGGAGTTTGCAGCGAATGTATTTGGAGCATCTATGAACCAGCACCATGTAGAGATAGACGTGATGGAGGTCAACCTAACTGTTTCCAATGGGCTTCTTGA